A portion of the Micromonospora vinacea genome contains these proteins:
- a CDS encoding pyridoxamine 5'-phosphate oxidase family protein, which translates to MAGDHRLDVHDERVVAFCTERHLATLTTLRADGTPHVVPVGVTLDPAAGLARVITSGASRKARQVAAAGAAGAAVAVCHVDGRRWLTIEGRAVLRSDPAAVAEAERRYAERYRTPRPNPERVVIEITVTRLLGSL; encoded by the coding sequence ATGGCGGGCGATCATCGGTTGGACGTGCACGATGAGCGTGTTGTCGCCTTCTGCACGGAACGACACCTCGCGACGCTGACCACACTGCGGGCGGACGGCACCCCGCACGTCGTACCGGTCGGGGTGACTCTCGACCCGGCGGCCGGACTGGCCCGGGTCATCACCTCGGGCGCCTCCCGCAAGGCCCGTCAGGTGGCGGCGGCCGGCGCGGCGGGCGCGGCCGTGGCCGTGTGCCACGTGGATGGCCGCCGCTGGTTGACGATCGAGGGTCGCGCGGTGCTGCGGTCGGATCCGGCCGCGGTGGCGGAGGCGGAGCGGCGCTACGCCGAGCGGTATCGGACCCCGCGTCCGAATCCGGAGCGAGTGGTCATCGAGATCACCGTGACCAGGCTGCTGGGGAGCCTCTGA
- a CDS encoding YkvA family protein has product MSRQAWVLVVIAGILALATLVGAVVLAVRVVRTRRLLTGLGAGGKVAFYGALIYTIFPVDVLPDPIYLDDMGVLAAALIYLTRLVHQRRAAGRQLPGQPDAPPDRDRVRRRVP; this is encoded by the coding sequence ATGTCCCGACAGGCGTGGGTCCTCGTGGTGATCGCCGGCATCCTGGCGCTCGCCACACTGGTGGGTGCCGTGGTGCTGGCGGTGCGGGTGGTGCGGACGCGGCGGCTGCTGACCGGGCTGGGCGCGGGCGGCAAGGTCGCCTTCTACGGGGCGCTTATCTACACGATCTTCCCGGTAGACGTGCTGCCGGACCCGATCTATCTGGACGACATGGGGGTCCTGGCCGCCGCGCTGATCTACCTGACCCGGCTGGTGCACCAACGTCGGGCGGCGGGTCGCCAGCTGCCCGGTCAGCCGGACGCCCCGCCGGATCGGGACCGGGTGCGCCGCCGCGTGCCATGA
- a CDS encoding WXG100 family type VII secretion target, which yields MSEYTQRYQGNSHQQLYDGLMAGKPEQIEGVATQWAELKGILDGLGRELSGDLDKLANTWTGSAGREFHRRLSFIVAHTDALGEGMAGIKQGLTMMADHLRAAHKQAESPEETDDNDKAIGGAIKGGAVFGLTGLIVGGIAGHQQDKAEQEKAHQRMVNLVADLASSYDISAYDRVVEPPPPDPDTPSTASKDPTTPQSVSAIARVSGGPSTGTDTGRTGDATISTPDSVSQLPGDGSTSDEVGSGPGGSPAVVTGPIGAGSDPTNRGTSLAGADPLLGGALLGGGAAGLVGLSGPGGAPAPASTGPGLLYGAQGGSPAGGVLRSGALAGSGNAAPASARPTGGGAAPAESRAANGVGRSIDGQRGGGGGRAAVAGGNARPGSGGRPGVLGGHGRAQDDDSDDRLTWLTEDEMVWQGDDKAAPPVLGTGD from the coding sequence GTGTCTGAATACACCCAGCGCTACCAGGGCAACAGCCACCAGCAGCTGTACGACGGCCTGATGGCGGGCAAGCCGGAGCAGATCGAGGGCGTGGCCACCCAGTGGGCCGAGCTCAAGGGCATCCTCGACGGCCTCGGCCGGGAGTTGAGCGGCGACCTCGACAAGCTGGCCAACACCTGGACGGGGTCGGCAGGTCGGGAGTTCCACCGGCGACTCAGCTTCATCGTCGCCCACACCGACGCGTTGGGTGAGGGGATGGCCGGCATCAAGCAGGGGTTGACCATGATGGCCGACCATCTGCGCGCCGCCCACAAGCAGGCCGAGAGCCCTGAGGAGACCGACGACAACGACAAGGCGATCGGCGGCGCGATCAAGGGTGGCGCTGTCTTCGGTCTGACCGGTCTGATCGTCGGGGGGATCGCGGGTCACCAGCAGGACAAAGCCGAGCAGGAGAAGGCCCACCAGCGGATGGTGAACCTGGTGGCCGATCTGGCCAGCAGTTACGACATCTCCGCCTACGACCGGGTGGTCGAGCCGCCCCCGCCCGACCCGGATACTCCGAGCACCGCCAGCAAGGATCCGACGACGCCGCAGAGTGTCTCGGCCATCGCCAGGGTGAGCGGCGGCCCCAGCACCGGCACCGACACCGGTCGCACCGGTGACGCGACAATCTCGACGCCCGACAGCGTTTCCCAACTGCCGGGCGACGGTTCGACGTCGGACGAGGTCGGCTCGGGCCCCGGTGGCAGCCCGGCTGTCGTCACCGGCCCGATCGGTGCTGGCAGCGACCCCACCAACCGGGGCACCTCGCTCGCCGGGGCGGACCCACTGCTCGGCGGCGCGCTGCTCGGCGGCGGTGCCGCCGGGCTTGTCGGCCTGTCCGGGCCGGGCGGCGCACCCGCCCCGGCGAGCACCGGTCCCGGCCTGCTCTACGGAGCACAGGGCGGGTCACCGGCCGGCGGGGTGTTGCGCAGCGGCGCGCTCGCGGGCTCGGGCAACGCGGCCCCCGCCTCTGCGCGGCCGACCGGTGGTGGTGCCGCTCCGGCGGAGAGCCGCGCCGCCAACGGGGTCGGGCGCAGCATCGACGGCCAGCGCGGTGGGGGCGGCGGCCGTGCGGCCGTGGCCGGTGGCAACGCGCGGCCGGGGTCCGGCGGCCGTCCCGGGGTGCTCGGCGGGCACGGTCGCGCGCAGGACGACGACTCCGACGACCGGCTGACCTGGTTGACCGAGGACGAGATGGTGTGGCAGGGCGACGACAAGGCCGCGCCACCGGTGCTCGGCACCGGCGACTGA
- the eccB gene encoding type VII secretion protein EccB, translating into MRTRRDQVQAYRFVTRRIVSALLSGDPETTNLPMRRLGMAVFGSVLTAAIVLGGVGAYGQLTGGTAPLDDQTLVIERETGATYVFIEGKLHPTLNYASARLIVNDASAQVRTMSQASLRDRPRGVTLGIVGAPDALPDRKSLTGLPWSVCDVPDPVDRQRSSTRVVIDRALPGGAPLGDRAVLVSVDDQRYLITNNSRLQLLDPSRTITALRMAGTERLQVGQQLLNSVPAGPPLRRPSLTGEGEPSSRRVGGQSYDVGSVFKAAGRHYVLTRDALVSISEITALLLISNGGRITDITPNQASEAFEERRIEEDGLPSTMPALYPAQPGQTTLCATYRKGSAGGPPTTTVEVFDRVPDELTESDPGLVPVRQTRRDAVRTAEAVLLPGGKGVIAQASPGAGTSGSGAAGSTIYLISPQGIRYPLGSAATLEALGYGGVTPLAVPGSLLALIPTGPTLDREDALAVFSPDGPAPAAPPPAAPRSVSPSAAPPSGTPSAGSPSGSSSAAPPSGSTPTTPASGAPSSGGTGGGRSAESTDADG; encoded by the coding sequence ATGCGGACCCGCCGCGATCAGGTGCAGGCGTACCGCTTCGTCACCCGCCGCATCGTCTCCGCGTTGCTGTCGGGCGATCCGGAGACCACCAACCTGCCGATGCGACGGCTCGGCATGGCCGTCTTCGGCAGTGTCCTCACCGCGGCCATCGTGCTCGGTGGGGTAGGTGCCTACGGCCAGTTGACCGGCGGCACGGCACCGCTGGACGACCAGACCCTGGTCATCGAACGGGAGACCGGCGCGACGTACGTGTTCATCGAGGGAAAGCTGCACCCGACGCTCAACTACGCGTCGGCGCGCCTCATCGTGAACGACGCCAGCGCCCAGGTGCGGACGATGTCCCAGGCGTCGCTGCGGGACCGGCCCCGCGGCGTCACGCTCGGCATCGTCGGGGCACCGGACGCCCTGCCGGACCGCAAGTCGCTGACCGGGTTGCCCTGGTCGGTCTGCGACGTGCCCGACCCGGTCGACCGGCAGCGGTCCAGCACCCGGGTGGTGATCGACCGTGCGTTGCCCGGCGGCGCGCCGCTGGGTGACCGGGCGGTGCTGGTCTCGGTGGACGACCAGCGGTACCTCATCACCAACAACAGCCGGCTCCAACTGCTCGACCCGTCCCGCACGATCACGGCGCTGCGGATGGCCGGCACCGAACGACTCCAGGTCGGGCAGCAGCTGCTCAACTCGGTTCCGGCCGGGCCACCGCTGCGCCGGCCGTCGCTGACCGGTGAGGGCGAGCCCAGCAGCCGCCGGGTGGGCGGGCAGTCGTACGACGTCGGGTCGGTGTTCAAGGCCGCCGGTCGGCACTACGTGCTGACCCGGGACGCTCTCGTGTCGATCAGTGAGATCACCGCGTTGCTGCTCATCAGCAACGGCGGTCGGATTACCGACATCACCCCGAACCAGGCCAGCGAGGCGTTCGAGGAGCGGCGGATCGAGGAGGACGGGCTGCCCTCGACGATGCCCGCCCTCTACCCGGCCCAGCCCGGTCAGACCACGCTGTGCGCGACCTACCGGAAGGGCAGCGCGGGTGGCCCGCCGACCACCACAGTGGAGGTCTTCGACCGGGTGCCGGACGAGTTGACCGAGAGCGATCCGGGACTGGTGCCGGTGCGCCAGACCAGGCGCGACGCCGTACGCACCGCCGAGGCGGTGCTGCTGCCCGGCGGCAAGGGTGTCATCGCGCAGGCCTCCCCCGGCGCCGGGACCAGCGGGTCCGGCGCCGCCGGGTCGACGATCTACCTGATCAGCCCGCAGGGCATCCGGTATCCGCTCGGCTCGGCGGCGACGCTGGAGGCGCTCGGCTACGGCGGGGTCACCCCACTGGCGGTGCCCGGTTCGCTGCTCGCGCTGATCCCGACCGGGCCCACGCTGGACCGCGAGGACGCGCTCGCCGTCTTCAGTCCGGACGGACCGGCACCGGCCGCGCCACCGCCGGCCGCACCGAGGTCAGTCTCGCCATCCGCGGCACCGCCGTCCGGCACGCCGTCCGCCGGGTCACCGTCGGGGTCGTCGTCCGCCGCGCCGCCGTCGGGCTCGACACCGACGACTCCGGCCAGCGGCGCCCCGTCGAGCGGCGGGACCGGCGGCGGAAGGTCCGCGGAATCGACCGACGCCGACGGCTGA